A portion of the Vreelandella subglaciescola genome contains these proteins:
- the pmbA gene encoding metalloprotease PmbA produces the protein MAQAFDAQAQQAVLASRAQQALALAKRLGADAAEVGASVDQGVEISVRLGEVETVELSRDQGIAITVYVGQRKGSASSTDAGDDSIQATVEKALAIARYTGEDPASGLADAELMASEIPDLEVHYPWALSTEQAVELALECERAGREVEGITQSDGASLSTGEGVRVYANSHGFLGTQKGSHHGLSCMLIAEDDNGMQRDFAYTAERDPKALRAPADVGREAAQRTLRRLGARRPATGSFPVLFDPSLASGLVGHLMGALAGGALYRQASFLCDRLNTPLFPEWFSLEERPMEPGATASSPFDADGVQTRNNRFIAEGKIASYMLSAYSARRLSLPTTGNAGGARNLRISAPLQTPEALLKKMDCGVWVTELMGQGVNGVTGDYSRGATGFWVENGKVQYPIEEFTIAGNLEQMFANLAGIGDDVDTRGSIHTGSWLINAMTVAGN, from the coding sequence ATGGCACAGGCATTTGATGCGCAGGCGCAGCAGGCAGTGTTGGCATCCCGCGCGCAGCAGGCGCTGGCACTGGCAAAGCGCCTGGGCGCCGATGCGGCGGAAGTGGGCGCAAGCGTTGATCAGGGCGTTGAGATAAGCGTGCGACTTGGCGAAGTGGAAACCGTGGAGTTGTCCCGGGATCAGGGTATCGCCATCACGGTATACGTGGGCCAGCGCAAGGGCAGTGCCTCGTCAACCGACGCCGGCGACGATTCCATTCAGGCCACGGTAGAAAAAGCGCTGGCTATTGCCCGCTATACCGGCGAAGACCCGGCGTCGGGGCTTGCCGATGCCGAGCTGATGGCAAGCGAGATTCCCGACCTTGAGGTGCATTATCCCTGGGCACTGTCGACCGAGCAGGCGGTAGAGCTGGCGCTTGAGTGCGAGCGTGCCGGCCGCGAGGTCGAGGGCATTACCCAGTCCGATGGGGCGTCGCTGTCCACCGGTGAGGGCGTGCGCGTTTACGCCAACAGCCACGGGTTTTTGGGTACCCAGAAGGGCAGTCACCATGGGCTATCGTGCATGCTGATTGCCGAAGACGACAACGGCATGCAGCGCGACTTTGCTTACACTGCCGAGCGCGACCCTAAGGCACTGCGCGCGCCGGCGGACGTAGGGCGTGAAGCGGCACAGCGTACCTTGCGCCGGCTGGGTGCCAGGCGTCCGGCGACCGGCAGCTTTCCCGTGTTGTTTGATCCCTCACTTGCCAGCGGGCTGGTGGGTCATCTGATGGGTGCGCTGGCCGGTGGTGCGCTTTATCGTCAGGCCTCGTTTCTCTGCGACCGGCTGAATACGCCGCTGTTTCCCGAGTGGTTCAGCCTTGAAGAGCGCCCGATGGAACCCGGTGCCACGGCGAGTTCGCCGTTTGACGCTGACGGCGTACAAACGCGCAACAACCGCTTTATTGCCGAGGGCAAGATCGCGAGCTATATGCTTTCGGCCTACAGCGCCCGCCGGCTTTCTCTGCCCACCACCGGCAACGCCGGCGGGGCACGCAACCTGCGCATTAGCGCGCCGCTGCAAACGCCCGAGGCGCTGTTGAAAAAAATGGATTGCGGCGTGTGGGTCACCGAGCTGATGGGGCAGGGGGTTAACGGCGTCACCGGTGATTATTCGCGTGGTGCCACGGGCTTCTGGGTAGAAAACGGCAAGGTGCAGTACCCGATTGAGGAATTCACCATTGCCGGCAATCTGGAGCAGATGTTTGCCAATCTGGCCGGTATCGGTGATGACGTGGATACCCGGGGCAGCATTCATACCGGCAGCTGGCTGATCAACGCGATGACCGTGGCCGGTAATTAA
- the yjgA gene encoding ribosome biogenesis factor YjgA, protein MPKKNPVPAAETPLEDERPSKSQLKREMHALQELGETLIAMKPGERARFALSDDLEHAIDETARISSREARRRHMQYVGKLMRKEDLTALHAEFDAIDKERFQRDHAFHRLEKWRDRLIDEGDTAVDHYMQDHPDADRQTLRQLVRNARRERDQQKPPVSARKLFKYLRESQNI, encoded by the coding sequence ATGCCCAAAAAAAATCCGGTGCCGGCGGCCGAGACGCCCCTGGAAGACGAACGTCCCAGCAAGTCCCAGCTCAAGCGCGAAATGCACGCGCTACAAGAGCTGGGCGAAACCCTGATCGCCATGAAGCCCGGCGAACGGGCCCGCTTTGCGCTCTCCGATGATCTGGAGCACGCCATTGACGAAACCGCGCGCATTAGCTCGCGCGAGGCCCGACGCCGGCACATGCAGTACGTCGGCAAACTCATGCGCAAGGAAGATTTAACCGCCCTGCACGCCGAGTTTGATGCGATTGATAAAGAACGCTTTCAGCGCGACCACGCCTTTCACCGGCTGGAAAAATGGCGCGATCGCCTGATTGACGAAGGCGACACCGCGGTCGACCACTACATGCAGGATCACCCCGACGCCGACCGCCAGACGTTGCGCCAGCTGGTACGCAATGCGCGACGCGAGCGCGACCAGCAAAAACCACCGGTCAGCGCGCGCAAGCTGTTCAAATACTTGCGCGAAAGCCAGAACATTTAA
- the tldD gene encoding metalloprotease TldD has translation MTQLDQAASMLLTPGGLDLDSLDTGLSHAMGAGIDYADLYFQRTWQEGWVLEDGEVKEASYNIDGGVGVRSLAGEKTGFAYSNQITAEALVDTGKTASGIVRSGTRLSGQAVRPVSAALCYPGIDPLAGLSADDKVAMLKLADRVARAADTRISQVSASLSGTYEVVLVRASDGTLAADIRPLVRFNVSVIAVHNGRRERGSGGGGGRYSMAQLRDAGVAERYAKEAVRQALVNLEAVDAPAGQMPVVLGAGWPGILLHEAVGHGLEGDFNRKGSSAFAGKMGQRVASKGVTVVDDATLADCRGSLSVDDEGTPGQRTPLIEDGILTGYMQDKLNARLMGMAPTGNARRESYAHMPMPRMTNTLMMAGQDEPSDIIKSVKRGLYAVSFGGGQVDITSGKFVFSASEAYLIEDGVITAPVKGATLIGNGPEAMGQVSMIGHDMELDTGIGVCGKEGQGVPVGVGQPTLKLDELTVGGTQS, from the coding sequence ATGACGCAGCTTGACCAGGCAGCTTCGATGTTACTTACCCCCGGCGGGCTTGATCTGGATAGCCTGGATACCGGGCTTTCCCACGCCATGGGGGCAGGGATCGACTATGCCGACTTGTATTTTCAACGTACCTGGCAAGAGGGCTGGGTGCTGGAAGACGGCGAAGTCAAAGAGGCCAGCTATAACATTGACGGCGGCGTTGGCGTCCGTTCGCTGGCCGGCGAAAAAACCGGCTTTGCCTACTCCAATCAGATTACCGCTGAGGCGCTGGTCGATACCGGCAAGACCGCCTCGGGCATCGTGCGCAGCGGCACACGTCTAAGCGGTCAGGCGGTCAGGCCCGTCAGCGCGGCGCTGTGCTATCCGGGCATTGACCCGCTGGCCGGCCTGAGTGCGGATGACAAGGTGGCCATGCTCAAACTGGCCGACCGCGTGGCGCGTGCGGCCGACACCCGCATCAGCCAGGTCAGCGCCTCGCTGTCGGGCACTTACGAAGTGGTGCTGGTACGCGCCAGCGACGGCACGCTGGCGGCAGATATTCGCCCGCTGGTGCGCTTTAACGTCAGCGTGATTGCCGTGCATAACGGCCGTCGCGAGCGCGGCAGCGGCGGCGGCGGCGGGCGCTACTCCATGGCCCAGCTGCGCGATGCGGGCGTTGCCGAGCGCTACGCCAAAGAAGCCGTGCGCCAGGCGCTGGTTAACCTGGAGGCGGTAGACGCGCCGGCCGGGCAGATGCCCGTGGTGCTGGGCGCAGGCTGGCCGGGCATCCTCTTGCACGAGGCCGTGGGCCACGGGCTGGAAGGCGATTTCAACCGCAAGGGAAGCTCGGCGTTTGCCGGAAAAATGGGGCAGCGCGTGGCGTCCAAAGGCGTCACCGTGGTCGACGATGCCACCCTTGCCGACTGCCGCGGCTCGCTCAGCGTGGATGACGAGGGCACGCCGGGGCAGCGCACGCCGCTGATTGAAGACGGCATTCTGACCGGCTATATGCAGGACAAGCTCAACGCGCGGCTGATGGGCATGGCGCCTACCGGCAACGCGCGGCGTGAGTCCTATGCGCATATGCCGATGCCGCGCATGACCAATACGCTGATGATGGCCGGTCAGGACGAGCCGTCGGATATCATCAAAAGCGTCAAGCGCGGCCTCTACGCGGTCAGCTTTGGCGGCGGCCAGGTGGATATCACCTCGGGCAAATTCGTCTTTTCGGCCAGTGAAGCCTACCTCATCGAAGACGGCGTGATTACCGCACCGGTCAAGGGCGCGACGCTGATCGGCAACGGCCCGGAGGCCATGGGACAGGTGTCGATGATTGGCCACGACATGGAGCTGGATACCGGCATTGGCGTGTGCGGCAAGGAAGGCCAGGGCGTGCCGGTGGGCGTGGGCCAGCCCACCCTGAAGCTCGATGAGCTGACCGTGGGCGGGACTCAGTCATAA
- a CDS encoding YhdP family protein, protein MHALRKGCLVLLAWCLGTLAVLLLVLRLLASQADALTPHIEAFLQTHLDAPVSIETLSVAVEREGLSLEVQGVRAELPDAPLFSLDTLRLRLDVWRSLRALAPVFSQARMDGFRLHLYRGEGLAWQWPEPAKLPLYFAPEPTVDLDTIDAWTRLILRQRLWVTDTRVMMHDGDNNATLSAPELMLSGSEKRIRLAGSVAIASQLLASDEPSIEERASDEPTRQESSLGLPAASFKADVRPGSAGLKNFSAALQLDMQLEHLTALAELIRPDYVPQLALAGGRSRLWARWQSGRLEDARLQLDIPEIVLSQAEKQVVLNKLHARGQWRREGDGGEAWLSGDVEGAKRVDPDRHKAPTLPKRWHLTHQAGDWQLRTSGFELDSLAAWGDYVVLPESLTRPLQALAPRGQVTGLQIGQQNGEWCVDAALHDLAVSPWDEAPGGGPVDAWVEARDLRGRVAFSGGADSTLNFPEIFNQPMRLERADGEVQWVYDGSALSISGKRLRAQWNGARVQGEFGLTAGGPQEQLGLDLAFQNVDAVNHPLVGWLPMKAFDNDLSQWLANGVSGHVEDGTLKIATPIAKTLDLEDINTTLELDVTQGSLPIAPGWPQLSDIQGHLRLDQNALEANVAQVQSHGVRASDGQVDLGVTSGQLRISGALDADADALRAFFLAAPALGAADLLEDIQAEGAVQGDVELALALDDIEALTLDISASPQLQQLTYTPLGVGLNKVRGDIVWQQRGEQGALLGTANAELLGGDISADFTPDQVALNGNADIVEWLGVAGMAPDAAAQLAAGRTRWQGTLDFGESPSLRLESDLEGVRIKLPAPFSKTANARWPWTLDATFADGRIESRLSDVAYFRGRLVGERLAGNLNLGTQAARPPAWPSRRGWQVNAGAREIAPLDWRSVAGLFPADTGASARGRAADEQGAAPLGLSLDTPCVKYCGKCLGSVAATGQRRANGEVDLALDGSVLSGNLRYRPGTAQPLDVTVGRLVVDKLLALPEARRSASQSAGPGPENWLQAVKTRVPAPAAMPEWLTDLPAGRLRVADIVVGEKRFGPLTAYWQAGRHQFTLAPVGLTLGELSARGELSWSGSSVTSQTRADLTLAGGDVGTALARLDQPIAMRSESTQVAATLEWPGAPWQFALSRAGGNISTDIRDGRFVTLDSPSARLVGLLNFDNILRRLRLDFSDVTGKGTAFNRVSGEADVAGGLLRLRGPLTIDAPATTMRLTGSVDLLERELDQRLGVTLPISQSLPLAALAAGAPVVGGALFVAHTLFGDALERATTIHYRLEGPWASPDITLEGSQ, encoded by the coding sequence ATGCACGCGCTGCGAAAGGGGTGCCTGGTGTTGCTGGCTTGGTGCCTGGGCACGCTGGCCGTGTTGCTGCTGGTGTTGCGCCTGCTGGCTAGCCAGGCGGATGCGCTGACCCCGCATATTGAAGCGTTTTTGCAAACGCACCTCGACGCGCCGGTGAGTATTGAAACGCTCTCGGTTGCCGTGGAGCGTGAAGGCCTGAGCCTGGAGGTGCAGGGCGTTCGCGCTGAACTTCCCGATGCCCCGCTGTTTTCCCTCGATACACTGCGCCTGCGGCTGGACGTATGGCGCTCGCTGCGTGCGCTGGCGCCGGTGTTCAGCCAGGCGCGCATGGATGGCTTCAGGCTGCACCTTTATCGTGGCGAAGGGCTTGCCTGGCAGTGGCCCGAGCCGGCCAAACTGCCGCTTTATTTTGCCCCTGAACCCACGGTTGATCTGGATACCATCGATGCCTGGACGCGGCTGATACTGCGCCAGCGTCTGTGGGTCACCGACACCCGTGTGATGATGCACGACGGCGATAACAACGCCACCCTAAGCGCCCCTGAGCTGATGTTGAGCGGCAGCGAGAAGCGCATTCGTCTGGCCGGCTCCGTGGCGATTGCCTCACAGCTGTTAGCCAGCGACGAACCCTCTATCGAAGAACGCGCTAGCGACGAACCGACTCGTCAAGAATCCTCCCTCGGCTTGCCGGCGGCAAGTTTCAAGGCCGATGTGCGACCGGGCAGCGCAGGGCTGAAAAACTTTTCCGCTGCCCTGCAGCTGGACATGCAGCTTGAGCACCTGACGGCTCTTGCCGAGCTGATACGCCCGGACTACGTACCGCAACTGGCGCTTGCCGGCGGCCGCTCGCGCCTGTGGGCGCGGTGGCAGTCGGGCCGGCTTGAGGATGCGCGCTTACAGCTTGATATACCCGAGATTGTCCTCTCACAGGCGGAGAAACAGGTGGTGCTCAACAAGTTGCACGCCAGGGGCCAATGGCGCCGCGAGGGCGACGGCGGCGAGGCCTGGCTGAGCGGCGATGTGGAAGGCGCCAAGCGCGTTGATCCCGACCGTCATAAGGCGCCAACGCTGCCCAAGCGCTGGCACCTGACGCATCAGGCCGGTGACTGGCAGCTGCGTACCAGCGGTTTTGAGCTGGATTCGCTGGCGGCCTGGGGCGACTACGTGGTACTGCCCGAGTCGTTGACGCGCCCGCTGCAGGCGCTGGCGCCGCGCGGGCAGGTAACGGGATTACAGATCGGCCAGCAAAACGGTGAATGGTGCGTGGATGCCGCCCTGCACGATCTGGCCGTGTCGCCCTGGGACGAAGCGCCCGGCGGCGGGCCGGTGGATGCCTGGGTTGAGGCCCGGGACCTGCGCGGCCGCGTAGCATTTTCCGGCGGTGCCGACAGCACGCTGAATTTCCCCGAGATTTTCAACCAACCGATGCGCCTTGAGCGCGCCGATGGCGAAGTGCAGTGGGTCTACGACGGCTCTGCTCTGTCAATCAGCGGCAAACGGTTGCGTGCACAATGGAACGGCGCCCGGGTACAGGGTGAGTTTGGCCTGACCGCCGGGGGTCCGCAGGAACAGTTGGGGCTTGATCTGGCGTTTCAGAACGTCGATGCGGTCAACCACCCGCTGGTGGGCTGGCTGCCCATGAAAGCGTTCGACAATGACTTGAGCCAATGGCTCGCCAACGGCGTTAGCGGGCATGTAGAAGACGGTACGCTGAAAATTGCCACGCCCATCGCCAAAACGCTGGATCTCGAGGACATCAACACCACGCTTGAGCTGGATGTCACCCAGGGCTCGCTGCCTATCGCGCCGGGGTGGCCGCAGCTTAGCGATATACAAGGCCACCTGCGGCTGGATCAAAACGCGCTTGAAGCCAACGTAGCGCAGGTGCAAAGCCACGGCGTTCGCGCCAGCGACGGCCAGGTTGATCTGGGTGTGACGTCCGGGCAACTGCGCATTTCGGGCGCGCTGGACGCGGATGCTGATGCGCTCAGGGCGTTTTTTCTGGCCGCGCCGGCACTTGGCGCGGCCGATCTGCTGGAAGACATTCAGGCAGAGGGCGCGGTGCAGGGCGACGTGGAACTGGCGCTGGCACTTGACGATATCGAGGCGCTAACGCTTGATATCAGCGCCTCGCCGCAGTTGCAACAGTTGACCTATACGCCGCTGGGCGTCGGCCTGAATAAGGTGCGCGGAGATATCGTCTGGCAGCAGCGCGGCGAACAGGGTGCGCTGCTGGGTACGGCCAACGCCGAGCTGCTGGGCGGTGATATCTCTGCCGATTTCACCCCCGATCAGGTGGCGCTCAACGGCAACGCAGACATTGTTGAGTGGCTGGGCGTCGCCGGCATGGCGCCTGATGCGGCGGCACAGCTGGCCGCCGGACGTACGCGCTGGCAGGGCACGCTGGACTTTGGCGAGTCGCCTTCACTACGGCTGGAAAGCGACCTCGAAGGCGTGCGTATCAAGCTGCCCGCGCCCTTTTCCAAGACAGCCAATGCACGCTGGCCGTGGACGCTGGATGCGACGTTTGCCGACGGGCGTATTGAAAGCCGGTTGAGCGACGTGGCGTATTTTCGCGGCCGCCTTGTCGGGGAGCGCCTGGCGGGCAATCTCAACCTCGGGACCCAGGCCGCCCGGCCGCCGGCCTGGCCGAGCCGGCGGGGCTGGCAAGTCAATGCTGGTGCTCGCGAAATTGCGCCGCTGGACTGGCGCTCCGTGGCAGGGCTGTTTCCTGCGGATACAGGCGCTTCGGCGCGTGGGAGAGCCGCCGATGAACAGGGCGCTGCGCCGCTTGGGCTATCGCTTGACACCCCCTGCGTGAAATACTGCGGCAAGTGTCTGGGCAGCGTGGCGGCGACGGGGCAGCGACGCGCCAACGGGGAAGTGGATTTGGCGCTGGATGGCAGCGTGCTGTCCGGCAATTTGCGCTACCGGCCGGGCACCGCCCAGCCGCTAGACGTGACGGTCGGCCGGCTGGTGGTGGATAAATTGTTAGCGCTGCCCGAGGCGCGTCGCTCGGCCTCGCAGAGCGCCGGGCCGGGGCCGGAAAACTGGCTGCAGGCGGTTAAAACCCGAGTGCCAGCACCCGCGGCCATGCCCGAGTGGCTCACCGACCTGCCTGCTGGCCGCCTGCGGGTGGCCGATATCGTCGTTGGCGAGAAGCGCTTTGGCCCGTTAACCGCCTATTGGCAGGCTGGCCGGCATCAGTTCACGCTGGCACCGGTGGGGCTGACGCTGGGCGAGCTGTCGGCGCGCGGCGAACTCAGCTGGAGCGGCAGTTCGGTCACCAGCCAGACGCGAGCCGACCTGACGCTTGCCGGGGGTGATGTGGGCACCGCACTGGCACGGCTCGATCAGCCGATTGCCATGCGCAGTGAAAGTACCCAAGTGGCCGCGACCCTCGAATGGCCCGGTGCGCCCTGGCAGTTTGCCCTGAGCCGGGCGGGAGGGAATATTTCGACAGACATCCGCGACGGCCGCTTTGTGACGCTGGATTCACCGTCTGCACGGCTGGTGGGGCTGTTGAATTTTGATAATATCCTGCGTCGCCTGCGGCTGGATTTCTCGGATGTGACCGGCAAGGGCACCGCGTTCAATCGCGTGTCTGGCGAAGCCGACGTGGCCGGCGGCCTGCTGCGCCTGCGCGGCCCGTTGACCATCGATGCGCCGGCGACGACCATGCGGCTGACCGGCAGCGTTGATTTGCTTGAGCGTGAACTTGATCAGCGTCTGGGCGTCACACTGCCCATCAGCCAGAGTTTACCCCTTGCCGCGCTTGCCGCCGGTGCGCCGGTGGTAGGCGGCGCGCTGTTTGTGGCGCATACGCTGTTTGGCGATGCCCTTGAGCGCGCCACAACGATTCATTACCGGTTGGAAGGCCCCTGGGCTTCGCCGGACATTACACTGGAAGGTTCTCAATGA
- the rng gene encoding ribonuclease G, producing MSGEVLINLTPMETRVALVENGVLQEALIERACRRGIAGNIYKGKVVRVLPGMQAAFIDIGLERAAFIHAHEVMPSGTPADEQLTIAQLLHEGQALVVQVTKDPIGSKGARLTTHLSIPSRYLVYMPDSSHHGVSQRIEDERERERLRRLLEQSVAGQDVDASGGFIVRTAAENVGDEELASDIYFLLRLWQKVSERKITAAPPSVIYDDLPLFIRTLRDVMREDIEKVRIDSRENFTRLVEFAREFMPTAVERIEYYPGERPIFDLYSVEDEIQKALSRKVQLKSGGYLVIDPTEAMTTIDVNTGGFVGHRNLEETIFKTNLEAATSIARQLRLRNLGGIIIIDFIDMEDVEHQRQVLRLLEKALERDHAKTKCTGVTELGLVQLTRKRTRESLAQTLCEACPTCDGRGKLKTPETVCYEIFREILREERAYSAETYMVLASQAVVDRLLDEESTSVADLETFINKTIRFQVEQHYSQEQYDIVLM from the coding sequence ATGAGTGGTGAAGTCCTCATCAATTTAACGCCGATGGAAACCCGCGTTGCGCTGGTGGAAAACGGCGTGCTCCAGGAAGCGCTGATCGAACGCGCCTGTCGTCGTGGCATCGCGGGTAATATCTATAAAGGCAAGGTGGTGCGCGTTTTGCCGGGCATGCAGGCCGCCTTTATCGACATTGGCCTTGAGCGCGCGGCCTTCATTCACGCCCATGAAGTCATGCCATCGGGAACGCCCGCCGACGAGCAACTCACCATCGCCCAGCTGCTGCATGAAGGTCAGGCGCTGGTGGTACAGGTCACCAAGGACCCGATCGGCTCCAAGGGTGCGCGGCTGACCACACACCTGTCGATTCCCTCGCGCTATCTGGTGTATATGCCGGACTCGTCTCACCACGGCGTTTCCCAGCGCATTGAAGACGAGCGCGAGCGCGAGCGGCTGCGTCGTCTGCTCGAGCAAAGCGTTGCCGGGCAGGACGTGGACGCCAGCGGTGGTTTTATCGTGCGTACCGCCGCGGAAAACGTCGGCGATGAGGAGCTGGCAAGTGACATCTATTTTTTACTGCGCCTGTGGCAGAAAGTGAGCGAGCGCAAGATCACCGCGGCACCGCCCTCGGTGATTTACGACGACCTGCCGCTGTTCATCCGCACGCTGCGCGACGTGATGCGCGAGGATATCGAAAAAGTGCGCATCGACTCGCGGGAAAACTTTACCCGGCTGGTGGAGTTTGCCCGTGAATTCATGCCCACCGCCGTCGAGCGTATTGAATATTATCCCGGCGAGCGACCCATCTTTGATTTGTACAGCGTTGAAGATGAAATCCAGAAGGCGCTGAGCCGCAAGGTACAGCTGAAGTCCGGCGGCTATCTGGTGATCGACCCGACCGAAGCGATGACTACCATCGACGTCAATACCGGCGGCTTTGTCGGGCACCGCAATCTTGAAGAAACCATTTTCAAGACCAATCTGGAAGCGGCCACTTCCATTGCCCGCCAGCTCAGGCTGCGTAACCTCGGCGGCATCATCATCATCGACTTTATCGATATGGAAGACGTCGAACATCAGCGTCAGGTGCTGCGCCTGCTGGAAAAAGCGCTGGAGCGCGACCATGCTAAGACCAAGTGTACCGGCGTGACCGAGCTTGGGCTGGTGCAGCTAACCCGCAAACGCACCCGGGAGAGCCTGGCGCAGACGCTGTGCGAGGCTTGCCCCACCTGCGACGGTCGCGGCAAGCTGAAAACGCCGGAAACGGTGTGCTACGAAATCTTTCGCGAGATTCTGCGCGAAGAGCGGGCGTATAGCGCCGAAACCTATATGGTGCTGGCCTCCCAGGCGGTGGTGGATCGTCTACTTGACGAAGAATCGACGTCGGTGGCCGATCTGGAAACGTTCATCAACAAAACCATCCGCTTTCAGGTTGAGCAGCACTATTCACAAGAGCAGTACGACATCGTACTGATGTAG
- the mreD gene encoding rod shape-determining protein MreD, with translation MARASHVSLPVIWLALLLALCLQVMPLAEGWQVYRPDWLGLMLIYGCMRAPERVGVLHGFVLGILLDLTQGGALGQSALVLSLLAFLCALVYPRFRTYSLVQQAVLVLVLLGIVQLVEQWVRTLWGDFSIHLAFLLPALSSALLWPWLATLLRAIESRSGAK, from the coding sequence ATGGCTCGTGCGTCCCACGTATCGCTCCCCGTGATCTGGCTGGCTCTGCTGCTGGCGCTATGCTTGCAGGTGATGCCGCTGGCGGAAGGCTGGCAGGTTTACCGGCCTGACTGGCTCGGGCTGATGCTGATTTACGGCTGCATGCGCGCCCCGGAGCGAGTAGGCGTGCTGCACGGCTTTGTACTGGGCATTCTGCTGGATCTGACCCAGGGCGGGGCGCTGGGGCAAAGCGCGCTGGTGCTCTCGTTGCTGGCGTTTTTATGCGCGCTGGTGTATCCGCGGTTTCGTACTTATTCGCTGGTGCAGCAGGCGGTGCTGGTATTGGTGCTGCTGGGTATCGTGCAGCTGGTTGAGCAGTGGGTGAGAACCCTGTGGGGCGATTTTTCCATTCATCTGGCGTTTTTGCTGCCAGCGCTTTCCAGTGCGCTGTTGTGGCCGTGGCTTGCCACGCTGTTGCGCGCCATTGAATCACGTAGCGGTGCGAAGTGA
- the mreC gene encoding rod shape-determining protein MreC, with translation MLIKPLFSDGYVPGYRLFFCVLAASALMFADQHFSRMETLRAQLSTVVAPIQWVVSVPSDLLSWGTVALSEQQELMDENRRLREKMLTLSHRGQRMASLQAENAELRNVLNAAQKRDIPYITAELISLDNDPFSHRMVVDRGRRNGAYVGQPVIDAFGLVGQITAVSAYSSRVLLLADASHALPVQINRNGLRFIVQGAGRYGKVKVLHVPDTADIRKDDLLTTSGLAGRFPEGYPVAQVTEVFHDPGRPFARVTARPLAQLERSRHFLLLFPPPRKTEADSPWGDSLAISGAALSSAQRIANTLSAPDTARTP, from the coding sequence TTGCTTATTAAACCGCTGTTTTCCGACGGGTATGTGCCCGGTTACCGGCTGTTTTTCTGCGTGCTGGCGGCAAGCGCACTGATGTTTGCCGACCAGCATTTTTCGCGTATGGAAACCCTGCGCGCGCAGCTGTCCACCGTCGTGGCACCCATTCAGTGGGTGGTGAGCGTGCCCAGTGACCTGCTGAGCTGGGGCACGGTGGCGCTGTCCGAACAGCAGGAGCTGATGGATGAAAACCGCCGCCTGCGCGAAAAAATGCTCACGCTGTCCCATCGTGGCCAGCGTATGGCCAGCCTGCAGGCGGAAAATGCCGAGCTGCGTAATGTGCTCAACGCCGCGCAGAAGCGGGATATTCCCTATATCACGGCCGAACTCATCTCACTGGATAACGACCCCTTCAGCCACCGCATGGTCGTTGACCGGGGGCGGCGCAACGGTGCCTATGTGGGCCAGCCGGTGATTGATGCCTTTGGCCTGGTGGGCCAGATTACGGCAGTGTCCGCCTATTCCAGCCGGGTATTGTTGCTGGCCGATGCCAGCCACGCTTTGCCGGTACAGATCAATCGCAACGGGCTGCGCTTTATCGTTCAGGGCGCCGGTCGCTACGGCAAGGTCAAGGTGCTCCATGTGCCTGACACGGCTGATATTCGCAAAGACGATCTGCTGACCACCTCGGGGCTGGCCGGACGTTTTCCCGAAGGCTACCCGGTAGCGCAGGTCACCGAGGTGTTTCACGACCCCGGCCGGCCGTTTGCTCGGGTAACGGCCAGGCCGCTGGCGCAGCTTGAGCGTTCACGGCATTTTCTGCTGCTGTTTCCACCGCCGCGCAAAACCGAGGCAGATAGCCCCTGGGGCGATAGCCTGGCCATCAGCGGCGCTGCCCTGAGTAGCGCACAGCGCATCGCCAACACGTTATCGGCTCCTGATACCGCGAGGACTCCCTGA